One Paenibacillus sp. FSL W8-0186 genomic window carries:
- a CDS encoding GNAT family protein — protein sequence MFENKMIKLRKLSANDYTTYHDWRNDMEVMETTSLNFDIYTLEETEQFISAIAAQSTAKGYLIEYKETEQTVGIVSLINIDYKNRSAECVIDIGVKDVWGKGIGTAAISLILEYAFNELNLNRLYLQVFSFNERAIKLYEKMGFIHEGKFRQALYRKGKWHDIVIMGILKDEYDQHFVK from the coding sequence ATGTTTGAAAATAAAATGATTAAATTACGGAAATTATCCGCTAATGATTACACTACTTATCATGATTGGCGCAACGATATGGAAGTCATGGAAACTACCAGCCTCAACTTTGACATATACACGTTAGAAGAAACTGAACAATTTATATCAGCAATTGCTGCTCAATCTACTGCTAAAGGTTATCTAATTGAATATAAAGAAACTGAACAAACTGTCGGTATTGTTTCCCTAATTAATATAGATTATAAAAATCGTTCTGCTGAATGTGTAATTGATATCGGTGTAAAAGATGTGTGGGGAAAAGGTATTGGAACAGCCGCTATTTCTTTAATACTTGAATATGCATTTAATGAATTAAATTTAAATCGTCTATATTTACAAGTGTTTTCTTTTAATGAAAGAGCAATCAAACTCTATGAAAAAATGGGATTTATACATGAGGGGAAATTTCGGCAAGCACTCTATCGTAAGGGAAAATGGCATGACATTGTCATTATGGGTATTTTGAAAGATGAGTATGACCAACATTTTGTGAAATGA
- a CDS encoding TetR family transcriptional regulator, with protein MPQVSKKYLETRKNNIAKAAVNVFSTKGYSNTSMKDIMNEAKVSRGGLYAHFENIDSVFIAALKYDDSLQASRLLTPDLQAPLLPQLNDWISEIILSIQNKEINLVRAKSEFFLSHHIEEVPYLRERHERLSQNIQQFITIGMEKGEFRKQIDINSFCELLISMIDGVMLHQHNQYSSSNNLTDILNLMHKMIENILT; from the coding sequence ATGCCACAGGTAAGTAAAAAATATTTAGAAACTCGAAAAAATAATATAGCTAAAGCTGCTGTAAATGTCTTTTCTACCAAAGGATATTCTAACACTTCCATGAAAGATATTATGAATGAGGCTAAAGTATCGAGAGGTGGATTATATGCACATTTTGAAAATATTGATTCTGTTTTTATAGCTGCATTAAAATATGATGATTCTTTACAAGCCAGCCGGTTATTAACGCCTGATTTACAAGCACCTTTACTGCCTCAATTAAACGACTGGATTTCTGAGATCATTCTTTCCATTCAAAATAAAGAAATTAATTTAGTTCGTGCCAAGTCAGAGTTTTTTCTTTCTCATCATATTGAAGAAGTACCATATCTACGAGAAAGGCATGAAAGGCTTTCACAAAATATTCAACAATTTATTACTATCGGGATGGAGAAAGGTGAATTTCGAAAGCAAATTGATATAAATTCTTTTTGTGAATTGCTTATTTCTATGATCGATGGAGTTATGCTACATCAACATAATCAATACTCTTCTAGCAATAACCTTACAGATATACTCAATTTAATGCATAAAATGATTGAAAATATTTTAACTTAA
- a CDS encoding NCS2 family permease — MDRFFKLKEHGTNVRTEIIAGVTTFMTMAYILFVNNLFLGPGGAGIPSDGVFFATAVGAGLITILMGLFVNIPIALAPGMGLNAYFMTVVLSSNGAITWQAALGAVFISGIIFLILTVTKIRQMLLVAVPESIKSAITVGIGLFVAIIGFKMSNLIGINLNGPVEDFTQQVPGSFFNLGLGDFVHDSGVQLTLIGLILIAILMALRVKGALLIGIVATTLIGIPMGVTDVSGLSGASWFPNVNELAVGKLDIMGALKLGLFEIVLVFTFVELFDTFGTLVGTATRAGLMKNKEEGEKKIGKAMLVDAAGVSAGAVLGTSTITSYVESTAGVAEGGRTGLTAVTTGVLFLLALFIAPLAGVVPSAATAPALIIVGVLMMGQVRNIEWDDFLHAFPAFLTIVLMPFTGGIANGISAGIISYVLLGVCSNIFTNKKVKVHWLMWVLAVLVLCRYIFLGAE, encoded by the coding sequence ATGGATCGGTTCTTTAAACTTAAGGAACACGGCACAAATGTAAGAACGGAAATTATTGCAGGTGTTACAACGTTCATGACGATGGCTTACATCCTGTTCGTGAACAATCTGTTCTTGGGCCCGGGTGGTGCGGGTATCCCTTCAGACGGTGTATTCTTTGCTACTGCGGTTGGTGCGGGTCTGATTACGATCCTTATGGGACTGTTCGTTAACATCCCCATTGCGCTTGCCCCAGGTATGGGTCTGAATGCGTACTTCATGACCGTCGTTCTCAGCTCTAACGGAGCAATTACATGGCAAGCGGCTCTGGGTGCTGTCTTCATCTCAGGTATTATCTTCCTGATCCTTACGGTGACGAAAATTCGTCAAATGCTCCTTGTGGCAGTGCCAGAAAGCATCAAGTCTGCCATTACAGTCGGTATCGGTCTTTTCGTAGCTATTATCGGTTTCAAAATGAGCAACCTGATCGGCATTAATTTGAACGGACCGGTTGAAGACTTTACTCAGCAGGTGCCAGGCAGCTTCTTCAACCTGGGTCTCGGTGATTTCGTACACGATTCCGGTGTACAATTGACACTCATTGGCCTGATTCTAATCGCTATTCTTATGGCGCTTCGCGTCAAAGGCGCATTGCTGATCGGTATCGTGGCAACGACGTTGATCGGTATCCCGATGGGCGTAACTGATGTCAGCGGGCTGTCCGGCGCAAGCTGGTTCCCGAACGTAAATGAGCTGGCTGTCGGCAAGCTCGATATTATGGGCGCGCTCAAGCTGGGATTGTTTGAAATCGTATTGGTGTTCACCTTCGTTGAATTGTTCGACACGTTTGGAACTTTGGTAGGTACGGCAACGCGTGCCGGGCTGATGAAGAATAAAGAAGAAGGCGAGAAGAAGATCGGTAAAGCAATGCTGGTTGACGCGGCTGGCGTTAGCGCTGGTGCGGTTCTCGGTACGAGCACGATCACTTCTTATGTTGAGAGTACTGCTGGTGTTGCCGAAGGCGGACGTACAGGACTGACTGCAGTAACAACAGGCGTTCTGTTCTTGCTCGCATTGTTCATCGCTCCTCTTGCAGGCGTGGTACCTTCCGCAGCAACAGCGCCAGCGCTGATCATCGTAGGCGTGCTGATGATGGGACAAGTCCGCAATATCGAGTGGGATGATTTCCTTCATGCATTCCCTGCGTTCCTGACGATTGTGCTTATGCCGTTTACTGGCGGTATCGCCAACGGGATTTCGGCAGGTATTATCTCTTACGTGCTTCTTGGTGTTTGCAGCAATATCTTTACGAACAAGAAGGTTAAAGTTCACTGGTTAATGTGGGTGCTGGCTGTTTTAGTGCTTTGCCGTTATATCTTCTTGGGCGCCGAGTAA